The following proteins are co-located in the uncultured Tolumonas sp. genome:
- a CDS encoding ABC transporter permease, with protein MDNVLLLQILTAAIKTGTPLLLVALGEMVCEKSGVLNLGQEGMMLMGAVCGFIAAFSTGSLFLGVLAAMLAGMLMSMLFAVISMHLRANQVATGLALTIFGTGLSAFIGAAYVGKTVKGFQGFHIPLLSDIPFVGQLLFSHDVMIYVSWLLVLIVGWFCVKTRGGLILRAVGENPHNANAIGLPVLTVRYLAILFGGAMAGLAGSYMSLAYTPMWMENMTGGRGWIALALVVFASWKTKNLVLGAYLFGIASIMHLVLQGLGMKISPSLLAMLPYLATLIVMIFIGSNRMKEKLSAPMSLGQTFDSRV; from the coding sequence ATGGATAATGTACTGCTCCTGCAAATTCTGACGGCGGCAATTAAGACGGGAACACCGTTGTTGCTGGTTGCCTTAGGTGAAATGGTCTGTGAAAAATCAGGTGTCCTGAACCTCGGCCAAGAAGGCATGATGCTGATGGGCGCTGTATGTGGTTTTATTGCCGCATTCAGCACTGGCTCGCTGTTCTTAGGTGTCTTAGCCGCCATGTTAGCGGGTATGTTAATGTCGATGTTGTTTGCCGTGATCAGCATGCATTTACGCGCTAATCAGGTTGCGACTGGCTTAGCTTTGACTATTTTCGGGACTGGGCTCAGTGCGTTTATCGGCGCGGCTTATGTCGGGAAAACAGTGAAAGGTTTTCAAGGCTTTCATATTCCGCTGCTAAGCGACATCCCTTTTGTAGGTCAATTACTGTTCTCGCATGATGTCATGATCTATGTGAGTTGGTTGCTGGTGTTAATCGTCGGATGGTTCTGCGTGAAAACGCGCGGTGGCCTGATTTTACGCGCTGTAGGTGAAAATCCACACAACGCCAATGCTATCGGCTTACCCGTATTGACGGTGCGTTATTTAGCAATCTTGTTTGGTGGTGCTATGGCTGGTCTGGCTGGTTCTTACATGTCGCTGGCTTACACACCAATGTGGATGGAAAACATGACCGGTGGTCGTGGCTGGATTGCTTTAGCATTGGTCGTGTTTGCGTCATGGAAAACCAAAAATCTGGTTTTGGGTGCCTACTTGTTTGGTATCGCCAGCATTATGCATTTGGTGTTACAAGGGTTAGGAATGAAGATTTCCCCTAGCCTGTTAGCTATGCTGCCTTATCTGGCTACATTGATAGTCATGATTTTCATTGGTTCTAACCGGATGAAAGAAAAACTGTCTGCCCCTATGTCGTTGGGTCAGACGTTTGATTCCAGAGTATAA
- a CDS encoding BMP family ABC transporter substrate-binding protein, with protein sequence MKTRIFRLLAVAALTAGCAVSAASAAEEPMKVGFVYVGPVGDHGWSYEHDRARKELEKALPGQIQTTFVENVGEGADAERVITQLAKGGNKIIFTTSFGFMNPTLKVAKKFPNVVFEHATGYKRAKNVGTYVQRAYEGRYVAGVAAGLLTKSNTIGYIAAFPIPEVLRDIDATYMGAKSVNPNVKIKIVWANTWYDPGKETDAANALIDQGVDVLMQHTDSPAPMMVAEKRGIRAVGQASDVAQYGPKAHIFSIQDNWEPHYIKTVQAVKDGSWKPQDYWGGFAEDVVRLASINDNLPQNVKDAIKTNFDKIKSGELKPFTGPLKDNTGKEVVAAGHSLTDAELAQINWFVDGIDATVPK encoded by the coding sequence ATGAAGACAAGGATTTTTCGTTTACTGGCTGTAGCTGCATTAACTGCTGGCTGCGCTGTTTCAGCAGCGTCTGCCGCAGAAGAACCAATGAAAGTTGGTTTTGTGTATGTTGGCCCGGTTGGTGATCATGGCTGGAGCTATGAACATGACCGTGCACGTAAAGAGTTGGAAAAAGCCCTTCCAGGCCAGATCCAAACCACATTTGTTGAAAATGTGGGAGAAGGAGCTGATGCTGAACGAGTAATTACTCAATTGGCTAAAGGTGGCAACAAAATCATTTTCACCACCTCTTTTGGTTTCATGAACCCGACTCTGAAAGTAGCGAAAAAATTCCCTAACGTAGTCTTTGAACACGCAACTGGCTACAAACGTGCTAAAAACGTAGGCACTTACGTTCAGCGCGCTTACGAAGGTCGTTATGTTGCGGGTGTTGCAGCAGGTCTGTTGACTAAATCTAATACCATTGGTTATATCGCTGCATTCCCTATTCCGGAAGTTCTGCGCGACATCGATGCAACCTACATGGGTGCAAAATCTGTTAATCCAAATGTAAAAATCAAAATCGTTTGGGCTAATACATGGTATGACCCAGGTAAAGAAACCGATGCCGCTAACGCTTTGATCGACCAAGGCGTTGACGTGTTAATGCAACACACTGACAGCCCTGCGCCAATGATGGTCGCTGAAAAACGCGGTATCCGTGCCGTAGGTCAAGCATCTGACGTAGCACAATATGGTCCTAAAGCCCATATTTTCTCTATCCAAGACAACTGGGAACCACACTACATCAAAACTGTGCAAGCCGTTAAAGATGGTAGCTGGAAACCACAGGACTACTGGGGTGGTTTTGCTGAAGACGTAGTTCGTTTGGCATCTATCAACGACAATCTGCCACAGAATGTTAAAGATGCTATCAAAACTAACTTCGACAAGATCAAGTCTGGTGAGCTGAAACCATTTACTGGCCCATTAAAAGACAACACTGGTAAAGAAGTTGTTGCGGCTGGTCACTCACTGACTGATGCAGAACTGGCGCAAATCAACTGGTTTGTAGACGGTATCGACGCTACTGTTCCAAAATAA